In Thermosynechococcus sichuanensis E542, a single genomic region encodes these proteins:
- a CDS encoding ABC transporter ATP-binding protein: MLARDHPALWGGQEALHPFLRLLHHSQRYQRQVALASLYSILNKIFDLAPPVLIGIAVDLVVKRQDSLFARWGLATFEQQLLALAGLSFVIWSLESLFEYAYARSWRNLAQQIQHDLRLETYAHVQEMDLAFFEERSSGVLLSILNDDINQLERFLDGGANEVLQVTTTVLVIGGIFFYLAPNVAIWGMLPMPFILWGSVIFQRRLAPRYADVREKAGLLNERLANNITGIQTIKSFTAEAYELERLRWDSAAYQQSNRRAIRLSAAYIPLIRFVILFGFTGTLVLGGFAAFQGRLDVGAYSTMVYLIQRLLWPLTRLGETLDQYQRAMASTQRVLNLLETPIAIRTGDRPLDPRHVKGEVHFEGVSFAYAGRGPVLKNVSLHVPAGQTIAIVGSTGSGKSTLVKLLLRFYEVQEGCIRIDGVDIREYRLRDLRAAIGWVSQDVFLFHGTVFENIAYGSPAATLADVIHAAKLAEAHDFIEQLPQGYDTVVGERGQKLSGGQRQRLAIARAILKDPPILVLDEATSAVDNETEAAIQRSLAHITAHRTTIAIAHRLSTIRHADRIYVLEGGEIVEQGTHEALLTQQGVYYGLWQVQAGILET; encoded by the coding sequence GTGCTTGCCCGCGATCATCCTGCACTTTGGGGAGGCCAAGAAGCCTTGCATCCGTTTTTACGACTCCTGCACCACAGCCAACGCTACCAACGCCAAGTGGCGCTTGCCTCCCTCTACTCTATCCTCAATAAAATTTTTGATCTCGCTCCCCCGGTTCTGATTGGCATTGCTGTGGATCTGGTGGTGAAGCGGCAGGATTCCCTCTTTGCCCGCTGGGGGCTAGCAACCTTTGAGCAGCAACTGTTGGCCTTGGCGGGTTTATCCTTTGTGATCTGGAGCTTGGAGTCCCTCTTTGAGTATGCCTATGCCCGCAGTTGGCGGAACTTAGCGCAGCAGATTCAACACGACCTGCGCCTTGAGACCTATGCCCATGTCCAAGAGATGGATTTGGCGTTTTTTGAGGAGCGTAGCAGTGGGGTCTTGCTCTCGATTCTCAACGATGACATTAACCAACTGGAGCGATTTTTGGATGGTGGTGCCAACGAAGTGTTGCAAGTCACAACCACCGTTCTGGTCATTGGGGGGATTTTCTTTTATTTGGCGCCCAATGTGGCGATTTGGGGGATGCTGCCGATGCCTTTTATTCTCTGGGGATCCGTGATCTTTCAGCGGCGGTTGGCGCCGCGCTACGCGGATGTACGGGAAAAGGCGGGACTCCTCAATGAACGCTTGGCCAACAATATCACGGGCATTCAAACGATCAAGAGCTTTACTGCCGAAGCCTACGAACTAGAGCGCCTGCGCTGGGATAGTGCAGCCTACCAACAGAGTAATCGCCGTGCCATTCGTCTGAGTGCCGCCTATATTCCCCTGATTCGCTTTGTGATCCTCTTTGGCTTTACGGGGACTTTGGTGCTGGGGGGCTTTGCCGCCTTTCAGGGACGCTTGGATGTGGGTGCCTACAGCACGATGGTCTATCTGATTCAACGCTTGCTCTGGCCCCTCACTCGTTTGGGGGAAACCCTAGATCAATATCAGCGAGCCATGGCCTCAACGCAGCGGGTGCTGAATTTGCTGGAAACGCCGATCGCCATTCGTACGGGCGATCGCCCCCTAGATCCGCGCCACGTCAAAGGGGAGGTGCACTTTGAAGGCGTCAGCTTTGCCTATGCTGGGCGTGGCCCTGTCCTAAAAAATGTCAGTTTACACGTGCCTGCGGGTCAGACGATCGCCATTGTCGGCTCCACCGGCTCCGGCAAAAGTACCCTCGTCAAATTGTTACTGCGGTTCTATGAGGTGCAAGAGGGATGCATTCGCATTGATGGGGTAGATATTCGGGAGTATCGGCTGCGGGACTTGCGCGCTGCCATTGGTTGGGTGAGTCAAGATGTTTTTCTCTTTCACGGCACGGTGTTTGAAAACATTGCCTATGGCAGTCCCGCGGCAACCCTTGCTGATGTCATCCACGCCGCAAAACTGGCTGAAGCCCATGACTTTATCGAGCAACTGCCCCAGGGCTACGACACAGTGGTGGGGGAGCGGGGTCAAAAACTCTCTGGCGGTCAGCGGCAGCGGTTGGCGATCGCCCGCGCGATTCTTAAAGACCCGCCAATTCTTGTCCTCGATGAAGCCACCTCAGCCGTGGATAACGAGACGGAAGCCGCCATCCAGCGATCGCTGGCCCACATTACAGCGCATCGCACCACGATTGCCATTGCCCACCGCCTCTCCACTATTCGCCATGCCGACCGCATCTATGTCCTTGAGGGCGGTGAAATTGTGGAACAGGGAACCCACGAGGCACTCCTTACCCAGCAGGGAGTTTATTACGGCCTTTGGCAGGTTCAAGCAGGAATTCTCGAGACTTAG
- the glgB gene encoding 1,4-alpha-glucan branching enzyme, whose product MTVSPEQIDRIVSNQHHDPFEILGCHQISENGQSVWAVRAYLPNAERVSVLCPEQRQEYPMTPVHHPHFFECRIPVAELNNYQLKIYENGHERVIYDPYAFRSSRLTDFDIHLFAEGNHHRIYEKLGAHLLTVDGVAGVYFAVWAPNARNVSVIGNFNHWDGRKHQMARRGNGIWELFIPGLGVGEHYKYEIKNQDGHIYEKSDPYGFYQEPRPKTASIVTDLNSYEWGDNDWLEKRRHTDPLTQPISVFEVHLGSWLHASMEDPPIGADGQPQEPVQVAELKPWARFLTYRELAAKLIPYVKELGYTHIELLPVAEHPFDGSWGYQVTGYYAPTSRYGSPQDFMYFVDQCHQNGIGVIVDWVPGHFPKDGHGLAFFDGTHLYEHADPRKGEHKEWGTLVFNYGRHEVRNFLVANALFWFDKYHIDGIRVDAVASMLYLDYARKEGEWIPNEYGGRENLEAANFLRQVNHVIFSYFPGILSIAEESTAWPMVSWPTYMGGLGFNLKWNMGWMHDILDYFSMDPWFRQFHQNNVTFSMWYHHSENFMLALSHDEVVHGKSNIIGKMPGDRWQKFANLRCLFAYMFTHPGKKTMFMGMEFAQWSEWNVWSDLEWHLLQYEPHQQIKRFFTDLNHLYRSQPALYTQDFKREGFEWIDCSDNRHSIVSFIRWDKDYQDFVVVVCNFTPQPHSHYRIGVPEHGFYSELFNSDAREYGGSNMGNLGGKWADEWPYHNRPYSLDLCLPPLAVLILKLDREKTAAERARYNLKS is encoded by the coding sequence ATGACCGTTTCGCCCGAACAGATTGACCGCATTGTTTCCAACCAGCATCACGACCCCTTTGAAATTTTGGGTTGTCACCAGATCAGTGAGAATGGCCAATCCGTGTGGGCGGTACGCGCCTATTTACCCAATGCCGAGCGGGTGAGTGTCCTCTGTCCAGAGCAACGGCAAGAATATCCAATGACGCCGGTTCACCACCCCCACTTTTTTGAGTGTCGCATTCCCGTAGCAGAACTCAACAACTACCAACTGAAAATCTACGAAAATGGCCACGAGCGGGTGATCTACGACCCCTATGCCTTCCGCTCCTCAAGGCTGACGGACTTTGACATTCATCTCTTTGCCGAGGGCAATCACCACCGCATTTATGAAAAACTGGGGGCACACCTGCTGACAGTTGATGGCGTTGCAGGGGTATATTTTGCTGTCTGGGCACCCAATGCCCGCAACGTCTCCGTTATTGGCAACTTTAACCACTGGGATGGCCGCAAACACCAAATGGCACGACGCGGCAATGGTATCTGGGAACTCTTTATCCCCGGCTTGGGTGTCGGCGAGCACTACAAATACGAAATTAAAAACCAAGACGGCCACATCTACGAGAAATCCGATCCCTACGGCTTCTACCAAGAACCGCGCCCCAAGACTGCGTCCATTGTCACTGACCTCAATAGCTACGAATGGGGCGATAACGACTGGCTAGAAAAACGCCGCCACACCGACCCCCTTACCCAACCGATTTCGGTCTTTGAGGTGCACTTAGGATCGTGGCTCCATGCCTCAATGGAGGATCCACCCATTGGTGCCGATGGCCAACCCCAGGAACCGGTACAGGTGGCAGAACTCAAGCCTTGGGCACGCTTTCTCACCTATCGCGAATTGGCGGCCAAGCTGATTCCCTACGTTAAGGAATTGGGCTATACCCACATTGAACTCTTGCCCGTTGCCGAGCATCCCTTTGATGGCTCTTGGGGCTATCAAGTCACGGGCTACTACGCCCCCACCTCTCGCTATGGCAGTCCCCAAGACTTCATGTATTTCGTGGATCAGTGTCACCAAAATGGCATTGGTGTCATTGTCGATTGGGTACCGGGGCACTTTCCGAAGGATGGTCACGGCCTCGCCTTCTTTGATGGCACCCACCTCTACGAACACGCGGATCCGCGTAAGGGCGAACACAAGGAATGGGGCACCCTTGTCTTTAACTATGGTCGCCACGAAGTGCGTAATTTTTTGGTTGCCAATGCCCTCTTTTGGTTTGACAAGTACCACATTGACGGTATTCGCGTAGATGCCGTGGCCTCGATGCTCTATCTGGACTATGCCCGCAAGGAGGGAGAGTGGATTCCCAATGAATATGGCGGGCGGGAGAATTTAGAGGCGGCCAACTTTCTGCGCCAAGTCAACCATGTGATTTTTAGCTATTTTCCGGGGATTCTCTCGATCGCCGAGGAGTCAACGGCGTGGCCGATGGTCTCTTGGCCAACCTACATGGGGGGCTTGGGCTTCAACCTGAAGTGGAATATGGGCTGGATGCACGATATTCTCGACTACTTCAGCATGGATCCGTGGTTCCGCCAGTTCCACCAAAACAATGTCACCTTTAGTATGTGGTATCACCACAGCGAGAACTTCATGCTGGCGCTCTCCCACGATGAGGTGGTGCACGGCAAGAGTAACATCATTGGCAAAATGCCGGGCGATCGCTGGCAGAAATTTGCCAACCTGCGCTGTTTATTTGCCTATATGTTTACCCACCCCGGCAAGAAAACAATGTTTATGGGGATGGAGTTTGCCCAATGGAGCGAGTGGAATGTCTGGAGTGATCTAGAGTGGCATCTGCTGCAATACGAACCCCACCAGCAAATTAAGCGCTTCTTTACGGATCTCAATCACCTCTACCGTTCACAACCTGCCCTCTATACCCAAGATTTCAAACGGGAGGGCTTTGAGTGGATTGACTGTAGTGATAACCGCCATAGCATTGTGTCCTTTATCCGCTGGGACAAGGACTACCAAGATTTTGTCGTTGTTGTTTGTAACTTTACACCGCAGCCCCATAGCCACTACCGCATTGGTGTCCCAGAGCATGGCTTCTATAGCGAACTCTTTAACAGCGATGCTCGCGAGTATGGCGGCAGCAATATGGGCAACCTAGGCGGCAAATGGGCAGATGAGTGGCCCTACCACAACCGTCCCTATTCCCTTGATCTGTGCTTGCCCCCCTTGGCGGTGCTGATCTTGAAACTGGATCGCGAGAAGACAGCGGCGGAGCGGGCACGCTATAACCTCAAGTCCTAA
- a CDS encoding quinone-dependent dihydroorotate dehydrogenase: MDPYRHLLRPLLFSGLQVDPEFLHQQFISFCGWLNQDRALTTWLRQQLQQRYALSDPRLERQVWGLRFPNPIGLAAGFDKNGVARSVWSAFGFGFAELGTVTWHPQPGNPQPRLFRLPADRAAINRMGFNNAGAEAMAALLERSPDSTIPIGINLGKSKMTPLDAAKEDYLASFRRLHPFGNYFVINVSSPNTPGLRHLQAKEQLEPILEALQTANSPRKPLLLKIAPDLSWEQIAAILDLIQTYELAGIVATNTTVARQGLKTEIIPQTGRSPGEEAGGLSGAPLRDRATAVIRFIHQQTQGTLPIIGVGGIFTPEDVIEKLAAGATLVQLYTGWIYQGPSLLRELLKGLLTHLDHAADQEKSEK, encoded by the coding sequence ATTGATCCCTATCGCCACCTGCTGCGGCCACTGCTTTTTTCCGGGTTGCAGGTGGATCCAGAATTTCTGCACCAGCAGTTTATCTCCTTCTGTGGCTGGCTCAATCAGGATCGTGCCCTGACCACTTGGCTGCGGCAGCAACTTCAGCAACGCTATGCCCTTTCAGATCCCCGTTTAGAACGGCAGGTGTGGGGACTACGCTTTCCCAATCCCATTGGTTTAGCGGCTGGCTTTGATAAAAATGGTGTCGCCCGTAGTGTCTGGTCGGCCTTTGGCTTTGGTTTTGCGGAGTTGGGTACTGTTACTTGGCATCCCCAACCAGGAAATCCGCAGCCGCGCCTCTTTCGCCTGCCGGCCGATCGCGCAGCAATTAATCGCATGGGGTTTAATAATGCCGGCGCAGAAGCTATGGCCGCCCTTTTGGAGCGATCGCCCGACTCGACGATTCCCATCGGTATCAATTTGGGCAAGTCAAAAATGACCCCCTTGGACGCCGCAAAAGAGGATTACTTAGCCAGCTTTCGCCGCCTCCATCCCTTTGGGAATTATTTCGTGATTAATGTGAGTTCTCCCAACACACCCGGATTACGGCATCTGCAAGCCAAGGAACAATTGGAACCCATTTTAGAGGCACTCCAAACCGCCAACAGCCCCCGCAAACCCCTGCTTTTGAAAATTGCCCCCGACTTGAGTTGGGAGCAGATTGCGGCGATCCTTGATCTGATTCAAACCTATGAACTCGCCGGCATTGTGGCCACCAATACTACAGTGGCACGGCAGGGGCTAAAGACCGAGATAATTCCTCAAACGGGGCGATCGCCAGGGGAGGAGGCAGGAGGTCTCAGTGGTGCCCCCTTGCGCGATCGCGCCACCGCTGTGATTCGCTTTATCCATCAACAGACCCAAGGTACTCTGCCGATTATTGGTGTGGGCGGGATTTTCACCCCAGAGGATGTCATTGAAAAACTAGCGGCCGGTGCCACACTGGTGCAGCTCTACACCGGCTGGATTTACCAAGGGCCGAGCCTATTACGGGAGTTGCTCAAAGGATTGTTAACCCACTTAGACCACGCAGCCGATCAAGAGAAATCAGAGAAATAG
- a CDS encoding energy-coupling factor ABC transporter ATP-binding protein, with protein sequence MSIVQKAMAAIPPAIHLKEVSFGWSPEVPVLDRVSLEIPRGQLWMLLGRNGSGKSTLVKILGGLLQPQSGEVYVEQPLGFVFQNPDHQLVMPSVGADIAFSLNGESLNYWQVRERVSAALQAVNLQGLERRPIYALSGGQKQRVAIAGAIARHCRVLLLDEPTALLDPDSQGELLGYVRQLVNTQGITALWVTHRLDELAQADGAIVLDRGKVIGQGAAADMIPLLHA encoded by the coding sequence ATGAGCATTGTCCAAAAAGCCATGGCGGCAATCCCCCCAGCAATTCATCTCAAAGAGGTTTCCTTTGGCTGGTCGCCAGAGGTTCCAGTGCTGGATCGGGTGTCCCTAGAAATTCCGCGGGGACAACTGTGGATGCTCCTTGGCCGCAATGGCAGTGGCAAGTCAACACTGGTGAAGATTTTGGGGGGGCTGTTGCAGCCGCAAAGTGGCGAAGTTTATGTGGAGCAGCCCCTTGGCTTTGTCTTCCAGAACCCCGATCACCAACTGGTGATGCCCAGTGTTGGTGCGGATATTGCCTTTAGTCTCAATGGTGAGTCTCTCAACTATTGGCAGGTGCGCGAGCGGGTCAGTGCGGCTCTACAGGCGGTAAATTTACAGGGGCTAGAACGCCGTCCCATCTATGCCCTCAGTGGGGGCCAAAAACAGCGGGTGGCCATTGCCGGGGCGATCGCTCGCCACTGTCGGGTGCTATTGCTCGATGAACCCACGGCCCTCCTTGACCCCGATAGCCAGGGGGAACTCTTGGGCTACGTACGCCAACTGGTCAACACCCAAGGGATAACAGCGCTGTGGGTCACCCATCGTCTCGATGAACTGGCGCAAGCAGATGGTGCCATTGTGCTGGATCGCGGCAAAGTGATTGGCCAAGGGGCAGCCGCTGACATGATCCCTCTGTTGCACGCCTGA
- a CDS encoding HAD-IIB family hydrolase, giving the protein MQEGLYIVLISIHGLIRGDRLELGRDADTGGQTRYVVELAKTLAAHPRVAQVDLVTRLIPDAKVSPDYAQPIERIGDRARIVRLACGPRRYLRKEVLWPYLDVFADELLRHLRQSGRMPDVIHTHYADAGYVGCRVAGWLGVPLVHTGHSLGRVKRQRLLAQGSKPDAIEEQFHFTTRIEAEEQTLASAALIIASTHQEVEEQYRLYDQYDPVRMAVIPPGVDTSRFYPAPVPADLPFRQELRRFLVEPDKPFIFCLSRPVPRKNVAALLNVYGSDPFLQERANLVLVLGNRTDISKMEASPRQVLTELFLLVDRYDLYGKVAYPKTHTSDEVPDLYRLAAQQRGVFINPALTEPFGLTLIEAAACGLPILATADGGPQEIIRHCRNGLLFDALDLEAIRSALHQAFQSDSQWQTWADNGLKGVQAHYSWRSHVEMYLHALDQLAEKSVLPVLSVQRQPAQYQSNKLPTTLTRNRLLTLERLLISDIDNTLIGDRAALERLLSLLQRRPEMGFGVATGRHLEITLEVLHEWGVPIPDVLITSVGSEIHYGPHLVPDTSWQQHISYRWEPQRVRDTLADVAGLTLQPPENQRSHKISYNVDTTVLPSITPVLRLLRQQKLHCRPIFSHNQFLDILPLRASKGDALRYLALKWGYPLQKLLVAGDSGNDEQMLTGNTLAVVVGNHSPELEKLRDRPHIYFAQGHYAQGILEAIEHYGF; this is encoded by the coding sequence ATGCAAGAGGGATTATACATTGTCCTCATCAGTATTCATGGTTTGATTCGGGGCGATCGCCTTGAACTAGGACGAGACGCCGATACGGGAGGGCAAACGCGCTATGTGGTCGAACTGGCAAAAACCCTTGCCGCCCATCCCCGGGTCGCACAGGTAGATTTGGTCACTCGTCTGATTCCGGATGCCAAGGTCAGTCCCGACTATGCCCAGCCCATTGAGCGGATTGGCGATCGCGCCCGCATTGTCCGCCTAGCCTGTGGCCCTCGCCGCTACTTGCGCAAGGAAGTGCTTTGGCCCTATCTAGACGTATTTGCCGATGAACTGTTGCGCCATCTGCGCCAAAGTGGCCGCATGCCTGATGTTATCCACACTCACTATGCCGATGCCGGTTATGTGGGCTGCCGTGTTGCCGGCTGGCTAGGGGTTCCTCTTGTTCACACAGGGCATTCCCTCGGCCGGGTGAAGCGACAGCGACTCCTTGCCCAGGGCAGTAAACCCGATGCCATTGAGGAGCAGTTTCACTTTACGACTCGCATTGAGGCCGAGGAGCAAACCCTTGCCAGTGCGGCACTGATTATTGCCAGTACCCATCAGGAGGTCGAAGAGCAGTATCGTCTCTACGATCAATACGACCCAGTACGGATGGCGGTGATTCCGCCGGGGGTGGACACCAGCCGTTTCTATCCAGCCCCTGTGCCAGCGGATTTGCCGTTTCGTCAGGAATTGCGTCGCTTTTTAGTGGAACCGGACAAGCCCTTTATCTTTTGCCTCTCCCGCCCGGTACCGCGCAAGAATGTTGCCGCCCTGCTCAATGTCTATGGCAGCGATCCCTTTTTACAGGAGCGAGCGAATCTCGTCTTAGTGCTCGGCAATCGCACCGATATCAGCAAGATGGAAGCCAGCCCTCGCCAAGTGCTGACAGAACTCTTTTTGCTGGTCGATCGCTATGACCTCTATGGTAAAGTCGCCTATCCGAAAACCCATACCAGCGATGAAGTCCCCGATCTCTACCGTTTAGCGGCACAGCAGCGGGGGGTGTTTATCAATCCGGCCCTTACTGAGCCCTTTGGCCTGACGCTCATTGAAGCGGCGGCCTGTGGATTACCGATTTTAGCCACGGCGGATGGCGGTCCCCAAGAGATTATCCGCCACTGTCGCAATGGGTTGCTTTTTGATGCCCTTGATTTAGAAGCCATTCGCAGTGCTTTGCATCAAGCCTTTCAAAGTGATAGCCAATGGCAGACTTGGGCAGACAATGGCCTTAAGGGGGTACAAGCTCACTACTCTTGGCGCAGTCATGTCGAGATGTATCTGCACGCCCTTGATCAACTGGCGGAAAAATCAGTCTTGCCCGTGTTGAGTGTGCAACGCCAACCCGCTCAGTACCAAAGCAATAAACTGCCAACCACGCTGACACGGAACCGCCTGCTCACCCTCGAACGCCTGTTGATTAGTGATATTGACAATACGCTGATTGGCGATCGCGCCGCCCTTGAGCGACTATTGAGCCTTCTGCAACGCCGTCCGGAAATGGGCTTTGGGGTGGCAACGGGGCGTCACCTCGAAATTACCCTAGAGGTACTCCATGAATGGGGCGTGCCGATTCCCGATGTTTTAATTACCTCCGTCGGCAGTGAAATTCACTATGGCCCTCACTTGGTTCCCGACACCAGTTGGCAGCAGCACATTAGCTATCGCTGGGAACCGCAACGGGTCAGAGACACCCTTGCCGATGTGGCGGGTCTAACGCTGCAACCCCCAGAAAATCAACGCTCCCACAAGATCAGCTACAACGTGGATACCACGGTTCTCCCCAGCATTACACCCGTGTTGCGTCTGCTCCGGCAGCAAAAACTGCACTGTCGGCCGATTTTCTCCCACAACCAGTTCCTAGATATTTTGCCCCTACGTGCTTCTAAGGGGGATGCCCTGCGCTACTTAGCTCTCAAGTGGGGCTATCCACTGCAAAAACTGTTAGTGGCTGGCGATTCTGGCAATGATGAGCAAATGCTGACGGGCAATACCCTTGCCGTTGTTGTGGGCAATCACAGTCCTGAATTGGAAAAGCTGCGCGATCGCCCCCACATTTACTTTGCTCAAGGTCACTATGCCCAAGGGATTCTCGAAGCGATTGAACACTATGGCTTCTAA
- a CDS encoding polysaccharide deacetylase family protein, whose amino-acid sequence MNSRQSPPLPPSRNHQPLPTPSEFININYDNAEIYAAKIPANYVALTFDDGPTPEYTLPILAKLRQYGMKATFFVIGGRVAQHCDILQQIYREGHEIGNHTYDHLLLTQESSEAQWAQLAKNQQQIHQCLQQIGVNYYPRWFRAPYGDQNAQVLAYVKALGMNSALWSLDTQDWNIETTTTMIANSVIQGGDRQLVLMHDGTEFNPALQQNPQLNPSRQRTVEALDQILADYHAKGISSLTLSQAFR is encoded by the coding sequence ATGAATTCTCGACAATCTCCGCCACTACCACCATCAAGAAACCATCAACCGCTGCCGACGCCAAGTGAATTTATCAACATTAACTACGACAATGCTGAAATCTACGCAGCCAAAATTCCTGCTAATTATGTAGCACTCACGTTTGATGATGGCCCAACACCAGAATACACGCTGCCTATCCTTGCGAAGTTACGCCAGTACGGTATGAAGGCAACCTTTTTTGTGATTGGCGGACGAGTGGCTCAGCATTGCGACATTTTGCAGCAGATCTATCGGGAGGGGCATGAAATTGGCAATCACACCTACGATCATCTGCTCTTAACCCAAGAATCCTCAGAGGCGCAGTGGGCACAGTTGGCAAAAAATCAGCAGCAAATCCATCAATGCTTGCAACAAATTGGTGTCAACTATTACCCACGTTGGTTTCGTGCCCCCTATGGCGATCAAAATGCTCAAGTACTAGCCTATGTGAAGGCTTTGGGGATGAATTCTGCCCTTTGGTCATTGGATACCCAAGATTGGAATATTGAAACAACCACAACCATGATTGCCAACAGTGTGATTCAGGGGGGCGATCGCCAACTGGTGCTGATGCACGATGGCACTGAATTTAACCCAGCCCTGCAGCAAAACCCCCAACTCAATCCCAGTCGGCAACGGACGGTGGAGGCGCTGGATCAAATTCTTGCCGATTATCACGCCAAGGGCATTTCTAGTTTGACGCTGTCGCAGGCGTTTCGTTAG